One Salvia splendens isolate huo1 chromosome 12, SspV2, whole genome shotgun sequence genomic window carries:
- the LOC121758982 gene encoding pentatricopeptide repeat-containing protein At1g76280-like isoform X1 translates to MLVKRLVFRLKCTNNSFREWKAFDTIGKKEDGFVQGGRFFGTSNDGYLLTKPIARKLGEEVINALHSGQRSRASNLLSELGSGDRASEVHSFLPILQFCARAPDPLFAMETWKLMVEKDVKLSEKCYLFTIKALCKGDYLDEAFSILSIQRAHAEICPTLQVYNCLLKASVQMNSLNHANEVLYLMEQEGMLKDIITYSQLLKLAVLQQNLSAVHEIWKDCIKYYSLSIITLRKFVWAFTRLKDLESAYMALQKMVAAASQHKFSTTATYEQMLCISRLDVPIPFSDDLARDRYTRSSDTSVSYSPVYNKENDSTKGARFGMQETGVAHAGISLSEQPFSGPVMKLLMCSFDDIISSCAHSRNIMFAEQLMLQMRVLGLEPSSRTYNGYIRALVSVKTFHDGVEVLNIMRQKNMKPSDSTLAALSVSCSRGLQLDLAETFLDQVSKCNHVNIFNEFLKACDTVDKPERAIRVWARMKYKNLKPDIRTYELLFSLFGSVNAPYDDPNLVSQADAAKRIKAIEMDMTRHGIQHNLFSLQNLLKALGREKMVNELIQYIRVAEEQCVYRNTNLGVQIYNTFLHSLVEAKESHMAIEIFKKMILCGLLPNLSTYGIMIDCCSIINCYTSACALISRMIRDGLPMNVVIYTGLVKILSRSEAFNEAFRLLDLAISEAIQPDLLLYDAILKIASQKGKIGVLELIVEKMHRLKIRPDPSTCRHVFSAYADNGFHSTAMEALQVMSLRMISEEDDILEEYKLKYENLILDEESDAESEIVGVFKDLPDLVVSLLNLRWYAILVSPPSWLPDQSPWAKRLSSNYTARLSG, encoded by the exons ATGTTGGTGAAGAG GCTGGTTTTCCGACTAAAATGCACGAACAATTCGTTTCGAGAATGGAAAGCATTTGATACTATA gggaagaaggaggatggcTTTGTCCAAGGAGGGAGGTTTTTTGGGACCTCTAATGATG GATATCTGCTGACAAAACCGATTGCGAGAAAATTAGGGGAGGAAGTTATTAATGCACTTCACTCGGGACAAAGAAGTAGAGCTTCTAATCTACTTTCTGAGCTTGGTAGTGGAGATCGAGCATCGGAAGTGCATTCTTTCCTTCCTATCCTTCAGTTTTGTGCAAGGGCACCTGATCCATTG TTTGCAATGGAAACTTGGAAACTTATGGTGGAGAAGGATGTGAAATTGAGTGAAAAATGTTATTTATTTACAATTAAGGCTCTCTGTAAAGGTGACTATTTAGATGAG GCATTCAGTATACTGAGCATTCAAAGGGCACATGCGGAAATATGTCCAACTTTACAAGTGTATAATTGTTTGTTAAAAGCCTCCGTTCAAATGAATAGCTTAAATCATGCTAATGAAGTCTTGTATTTGATGGAGCAAGAAGGAATGCTCAAAGACATTATTACGTACTCTCAGCTTCTCAAG CTTGCAGTCTTGCAGCAGAACCTCTCAGCAGTTCATGAAATTTGGAAGGATTGTATTAAGTACTATTCTCTGAGCATTATAACTCTTCGGAAGTTCGTATGGGCTTTCACAAGGTTGAAAGATTTAGAGTCTGCTTATATGGCGTTGCAGAAAATGGTTGCTGCAGCTTCCCAGCATAAATTTAGTACCACAGCAACTTATGAGCAAATGTTGTGTATTTCAAGATTGGATGTTCCTATCCCTTTCAGCGACGATTTGGCACGGGATCGATACACTAGGAGTAGTGATACTTCTGTATCTTATAGTCCTGTGTAtaacaaggaaaatgattcgACTAAGGGGGCTAGATTTGGAATGCAAGAGACAGGAGTTGCACATGCTGGTATAAGCTTATCAGAGCAGCCTTTCTCTGGACCTGTCATGAAATTATTAATGTGCTCCTTCGATGACATCATTTCCTCTTGTGCTCATTCTCGGAATATTATGTTTGCTGAGCAATTAATGTTACAG ATGCGAGTTCTTGGCTTGGAACCATCTTCTCGTACTTATAATGGCTACATAAGAGCATTGGTTTCTGTGAAGACATTTCATGATGGCGTGGAAGTG TTAAATATCATGAGACAGAAAAATATGAAGCCTTCTGATTCTACTCTTGCTGCACTATCTGTTAGCTGCAGTAGGGGTTTGCAACTGGACTTGGCTGAAACATTCCTGGATCAAGTTTCAAAATGTAATCATGTCAATATTTTCAATGAGTTCCTGAAAGCATGTGATACAGTG GATAAACCTGAAAGAGCTATTAGGGTATGGGCCCGAATGAAATATAAGAATCTTAAGCCAGATATCAGAACATATGAGCTGTTGTTTTCATTATTTGGCAGCGTCAATGCACCTTATGACGATCCAAATCTTGTATCACAAGCTGATGCTGCTAAAAGGATAAAGGCCATAGAAATGGATATGACGAGGCATGGCATCCAGCACAATCTCTTTTCACTGCAAAACCTG CTGAAAGCTCTTGGTAGGGAGAAAATGGTCAATGAGCTGATCCAGTACATACGCGTTGCAGAGGAGCAGTGTGTATATAGAAATACAAATCTTGGAGTACAGATTTATAACACTTTTTTGCACTCTCTTGTTGAGGCTAAGGAA agtcACATGGCAATTGAGATATTCAAGAAAATGATTTTGTGTGGACTCTTACCAAATCTTTCAACTTATGGTATCATGATTGACTGTTGTAGCATTATAAATTGCTATACATCTGCTTGTGCCCTGATCTCAAGGATGATTCGTGATGGCTTACCTATGAATGTGGTAATCTATACAGGCCTGGTGAAG ATCCTGTCGAGGAGTGAAGCATTCAATGAGGCATTTAGACTACTCGATCTGGCGATCTCAGAAGCAATTCAACCCGATCTGTTGTTGTACGATGCTATTCTAAAAATAGCTAGTCAAAAG GGAAAAATTGGCGTGCTCGAGCTGATTGTAGAGAAGATGCACCGGCTGAAAATCCGACCAGATCCATCGACCTGCCGCCATGTCTTCTCTGCATATGCAGATAATGGCTTTCACAGCACTGCCATGGAAGCGTTGCAAGTCATGAGTTTGAGAATGATTTCTGAAGAAGATGATATTCTCGAAGAGTACAAGTTGAAGTATGAGAATCTAATACTGGATGAGGAGTCGGATGCTGAATCAGAGATAGTTGGGGTTTTCAAAGACTTGCCCGATCTTGTCGTTTCCCTGCTGAATTTAAGATGGTACGCCATTCTTGTGTCGCCACCATCTTGGTTACCAGACCAAAGTCCTTGGGCAAAGAGGCTTTCCAGTAATTATACAGCTAGGCTCAGTGGCTAA
- the LOC121758982 gene encoding pentatricopeptide repeat-containing protein At1g76280-like isoform X2: MANLGGEGYLLTKPIARKLGEEVINALHSGQRSRASNLLSELGSGDRASEVHSFLPILQFCARAPDPLFAMETWKLMVEKDVKLSEKCYLFTIKALCKGDYLDEAFSILSIQRAHAEICPTLQVYNCLLKASVQMNSLNHANEVLYLMEQEGMLKDIITYSQLLKLAVLQQNLSAVHEIWKDCIKYYSLSIITLRKFVWAFTRLKDLESAYMALQKMVAAASQHKFSTTATYEQMLCISRLDVPIPFSDDLARDRYTRSSDTSVSYSPVYNKENDSTKGARFGMQETGVAHAGISLSEQPFSGPVMKLLMCSFDDIISSCAHSRNIMFAEQLMLQMRVLGLEPSSRTYNGYIRALVSVKTFHDGVEVLNIMRQKNMKPSDSTLAALSVSCSRGLQLDLAETFLDQVSKCNHVNIFNEFLKACDTVDKPERAIRVWARMKYKNLKPDIRTYELLFSLFGSVNAPYDDPNLVSQADAAKRIKAIEMDMTRHGIQHNLFSLQNLLKALGREKMVNELIQYIRVAEEQCVYRNTNLGVQIYNTFLHSLVEAKESHMAIEIFKKMILCGLLPNLSTYGIMIDCCSIINCYTSACALISRMIRDGLPMNVVIYTGLVKILSRSEAFNEAFRLLDLAISEAIQPDLLLYDAILKIASQKGKIGVLELIVEKMHRLKIRPDPSTCRHVFSAYADNGFHSTAMEALQVMSLRMISEEDDILEEYKLKYENLILDEESDAESEIVGVFKDLPDLVVSLLNLRWYAILVSPPSWLPDQSPWAKRLSSNYTARLSG, translated from the exons ATGGCAAATCTGGGCGGTGAAGGATATCTGCTGACAAAACCGATTGCGAGAAAATTAGGGGAGGAAGTTATTAATGCACTTCACTCGGGACAAAGAAGTAGAGCTTCTAATCTACTTTCTGAGCTTGGTAGTGGAGATCGAGCATCGGAAGTGCATTCTTTCCTTCCTATCCTTCAGTTTTGTGCAAGGGCACCTGATCCATTG TTTGCAATGGAAACTTGGAAACTTATGGTGGAGAAGGATGTGAAATTGAGTGAAAAATGTTATTTATTTACAATTAAGGCTCTCTGTAAAGGTGACTATTTAGATGAG GCATTCAGTATACTGAGCATTCAAAGGGCACATGCGGAAATATGTCCAACTTTACAAGTGTATAATTGTTTGTTAAAAGCCTCCGTTCAAATGAATAGCTTAAATCATGCTAATGAAGTCTTGTATTTGATGGAGCAAGAAGGAATGCTCAAAGACATTATTACGTACTCTCAGCTTCTCAAG CTTGCAGTCTTGCAGCAGAACCTCTCAGCAGTTCATGAAATTTGGAAGGATTGTATTAAGTACTATTCTCTGAGCATTATAACTCTTCGGAAGTTCGTATGGGCTTTCACAAGGTTGAAAGATTTAGAGTCTGCTTATATGGCGTTGCAGAAAATGGTTGCTGCAGCTTCCCAGCATAAATTTAGTACCACAGCAACTTATGAGCAAATGTTGTGTATTTCAAGATTGGATGTTCCTATCCCTTTCAGCGACGATTTGGCACGGGATCGATACACTAGGAGTAGTGATACTTCTGTATCTTATAGTCCTGTGTAtaacaaggaaaatgattcgACTAAGGGGGCTAGATTTGGAATGCAAGAGACAGGAGTTGCACATGCTGGTATAAGCTTATCAGAGCAGCCTTTCTCTGGACCTGTCATGAAATTATTAATGTGCTCCTTCGATGACATCATTTCCTCTTGTGCTCATTCTCGGAATATTATGTTTGCTGAGCAATTAATGTTACAG ATGCGAGTTCTTGGCTTGGAACCATCTTCTCGTACTTATAATGGCTACATAAGAGCATTGGTTTCTGTGAAGACATTTCATGATGGCGTGGAAGTG TTAAATATCATGAGACAGAAAAATATGAAGCCTTCTGATTCTACTCTTGCTGCACTATCTGTTAGCTGCAGTAGGGGTTTGCAACTGGACTTGGCTGAAACATTCCTGGATCAAGTTTCAAAATGTAATCATGTCAATATTTTCAATGAGTTCCTGAAAGCATGTGATACAGTG GATAAACCTGAAAGAGCTATTAGGGTATGGGCCCGAATGAAATATAAGAATCTTAAGCCAGATATCAGAACATATGAGCTGTTGTTTTCATTATTTGGCAGCGTCAATGCACCTTATGACGATCCAAATCTTGTATCACAAGCTGATGCTGCTAAAAGGATAAAGGCCATAGAAATGGATATGACGAGGCATGGCATCCAGCACAATCTCTTTTCACTGCAAAACCTG CTGAAAGCTCTTGGTAGGGAGAAAATGGTCAATGAGCTGATCCAGTACATACGCGTTGCAGAGGAGCAGTGTGTATATAGAAATACAAATCTTGGAGTACAGATTTATAACACTTTTTTGCACTCTCTTGTTGAGGCTAAGGAA agtcACATGGCAATTGAGATATTCAAGAAAATGATTTTGTGTGGACTCTTACCAAATCTTTCAACTTATGGTATCATGATTGACTGTTGTAGCATTATAAATTGCTATACATCTGCTTGTGCCCTGATCTCAAGGATGATTCGTGATGGCTTACCTATGAATGTGGTAATCTATACAGGCCTGGTGAAG ATCCTGTCGAGGAGTGAAGCATTCAATGAGGCATTTAGACTACTCGATCTGGCGATCTCAGAAGCAATTCAACCCGATCTGTTGTTGTACGATGCTATTCTAAAAATAGCTAGTCAAAAG GGAAAAATTGGCGTGCTCGAGCTGATTGTAGAGAAGATGCACCGGCTGAAAATCCGACCAGATCCATCGACCTGCCGCCATGTCTTCTCTGCATATGCAGATAATGGCTTTCACAGCACTGCCATGGAAGCGTTGCAAGTCATGAGTTTGAGAATGATTTCTGAAGAAGATGATATTCTCGAAGAGTACAAGTTGAAGTATGAGAATCTAATACTGGATGAGGAGTCGGATGCTGAATCAGAGATAGTTGGGGTTTTCAAAGACTTGCCCGATCTTGTCGTTTCCCTGCTGAATTTAAGATGGTACGCCATTCTTGTGTCGCCACCATCTTGGTTACCAGACCAAAGTCCTTGGGCAAAGAGGCTTTCCAGTAATTATACAGCTAGGCTCAGTGGCTAA